The Bacillus sp. NEB1478 genome contains the following window.
ATATCACCTTCACGCTGCCTTAATAATCTTATTAGAGAATCGATAAAGGCGGCTTCACTTATGGGTTTCTTGTATCCGTCAATCAACTCCTGAGTGACAAGGGCAGTATCATGCAAAACGGCCGTCAGGTTTTTTTTAACGTCTTTTTTTTGTATCCAATTTCGCATCCCCCATGTGAACAAAGGCAGGTATGAGCAGACGATTAAAGGATGACTTGCTTTTTTCACATAAGAACAGCAGCCGAGCAGTATGAGCTTTCCAATTCGGGCTGGCGCTTTTTTTGCTGCATGCATGCTAATTTGACCACCCATCGAATGTCCGATAAGGATGGCATCTTTAATGTTGAGTTTGTCTAAAAAATCTATAATGAGCTGACCATAGTTACATAGGCGATAAATAAACGTTGTCGATTTTTCGCTTTGACCAAACCCAGGGAGGTCTAAGGCAATAACATTATAATATTCTGTTAAATACGGCAGCAATTTTCGAAAACTGATAGTAGAAGATAAGAATCCGTGTACGAGTACAACGACTTTGGCATCAGGATTCTCATGTTCGTAATATTCATAATAAATTGTTACGCCGCTTACTTGGATCTTAAATCCGGGTGCATATGTATTCTGCTCATTTACGGCCATTTAATCGCTCCCTCCGTTCTAGTAAAATTCCTATGGATTATTTTTCCCAATGAAACGAAGGATACAATGTGCAATTATTTCCTTTCTATGATTGAAAATTAAAAAAACTGTCCGTGTTTTCTGAAAAACGATCGTGGTAGGAAAATACAAGTGAAATACGAAAAATACGGGCTGCTTCAGCATTTCATCGTCAAGCTTTAGCGGCTTAAAACTCGAGGTCACTTTCCTCTTTCCTTGTGGCGGGTCTTCAGTCAAGGTAAAATGCTAGCACCACGGGCAAAAATGCAAAATCAATTTGCTAACAACACAAACTGTGTTTTCTTTGTCGTGTCTTATCGGTTGTTTCAGCTTTTCCTTGTCCAGCTTCAACGGCTTAAAGCTCGAGGTCACTTTCCTCTTACCTTGTGACACAAAGAGCGTGTCTTCAGTCAAGAGTTAAGTGCTGGTCGCTTTTTAACGAGCCGTTTCAGCACTTCGGACCATAAATGTGCGTTTGTCTCTATTCCTCTTTGCTTACTTCGGACATATTTTAATATGGAGAAAGAACGCATAAAGAAATGAAGGAGGTAGGCAGGATGGCATATCCATATTACTACCCGTACTGTTATCCGTATGGAGGATACGGCGGATATGGCTACGGTTGGATCTGGGCTGTATTTATAATTTTGTTTATTCTCATCTTGATATTCGGCGGCTGGTGGTGGTGGACCACTAGAGGTTAAAAGAAGGGGCTTGGAGGTAGGGTCTTCAAGCCTTTTTTACTTTTAAAGATTGTATGATTGGATAGCGTTGCGGGGATAATGAAAGAAAAAATGGAGAGATGATATGCATAGTCGGCAAACAGTCCGCTATATTTGTGAAGAGTATATAAGCGGGAACTGTTACTATTATAAAAGTGAAATTATTACCCATGATAATTGGAAAAACCTTGACTCCCTTTCCTGGTCAAGTCCCCGTCCAATTTCACGAAAAACCTTTTTAAAACAAAAAAAAGCTGGCTTTAAAACCGAGTACAAGTTCATCAAAAAAGAACCAGCGAAAGTAATAACTTTACCGAAACTATCAAAACCGTCTTTTTAGGCGGTTTTTTATATAGATTAAAAAAATCAAATTGAAATGAAATGATTACATATATTTTGTAAGAGGGAATACAAGTATTATGGACTTTCTAATACAAGGAGTGAAAACAATGAAAAAATATAGAACGGCAAAAGATACATTAGGTGAGATACAAGTGCCTGTTGATGCTTATTATGGTGCACAAACACAAAGAGCAGTTGAGAATTTTCCAATAAGCGGACTTCGATTACCGCCTGCCTTTATAAAAGCACAAGCAATCATTAAAGCTAGTGCAGCTCATTCCAACAAACAATGCGGTGTTTTGGATTCAAAAAAAGCGGAGAGTATTATTCAGGCTGCAGAGGAAATTTTAGAAGGCAAGTGGCAAGATCAATTCGTGGTGGATGCCTATCAAGCTGGGGCGGGTACATCTCAAAATATGAATAT
Protein-coding sequences here:
- a CDS encoding alpha/beta hydrolase, whose protein sequence is MAVNEQNTYAPGFKIQVSGVTIYYEYYEHENPDAKVVVLVHGFLSSTISFRKLLPYLTEYYNVIALDLPGFGQSEKSTTFIYRLCNYGQLIIDFLDKLNIKDAILIGHSMGGQISMHAAKKAPARIGKLILLGCCSYVKKASHPLIVCSYLPLFTWGMRNWIQKKDVKKNLTAVLHDTALVTQELIDGYKKPISEAAFIDSLIRLLRQREGDMTSQELKEITQPVLMIWGKEDKVMPVKTGYRLKRDLPNAELIVYEKCGHLLMEEKPDEISNEIIRFIEAE